The Anopheles maculipalpis chromosome 3RL, idAnoMacuDA_375_x, whole genome shotgun sequence genomic sequence CATCCAGGTAACACCGGAAGGCAGCCGGACCATCGTCGACGGCTTCGACCAGGTACTCCTCGCCGGTCACATCGGTACAACCGGCGTACAGCGTGTCCAGGCGCAGCTTCTGCAGAATGCGGCGGGCAACCAGCAGACCGGTGCAGTAGGCGGCGGCATAGTTGGTCAAACCAACCTTCACACCATAACGTGGCAGCTCGTGCGAGTAGGCCGCGCACACAATGCGATCTCCCTCGATGCGGGCGTACGCAATCTGACAGGTGATGTCGCGATTGCTGAGACGAACAATCAGACGGAACTTCGGAgtgttgtatttgtttttgtcctgGAAAATCAGGCGCTTGCGGGCATAGTAGTCAGTCTTTCCTTCGCGACGGCGACGGAACCTGACTTGATAACGCTTGAAGTACTGCTTGTTCTTTACTACTTTAACGAACCCCTGGACGTGCGCGTATGTGGAatagaggaaaaagaaataatcgGATGAGAGTTTCAGAGAATTAGTGAGGTTAGGTTTGCATCGTTGCAATCCTCGCGATACTTTGTTTACGGTGGACCAGATTCATTGGGAACGTGAATTACTGTGGTGAAGGTTCCATGCAGTACTGAGATATGCTATCTCCGGCTCACATAACACCACACCGAAAGATTCATGTGAACAAGAAATTCCACAATCCCTAGAAGCACACACGTACCCACGATGGGATGCTAAGTTAGAAACGACGGAATTTCTTATTGCCGGAAATGAACTCTTTCGGTGTTGTTTGCACTCAACAACACTTCACCACGGTTTGTCTTGAGCTTATGCACCGGAAAAACACTCTCACAGGCCAGAAAGCTTACCATTTCGATTTAAATTGGGAAATTTTCGACACACGAAACGCTCAACACGTTTTCTACACGTCGGTGTCTAcaagaaaaaggaacgaaaaaacaagATGGCCTATTGACACTGACAATCACCTCGCCTTCCCAAGCAACAAATCGTCATCCCAAATTGGTGAGAAAGCTTTGACAACCCAGCACACAATCTGGTCACGTTTGAGTCTTAATCGGGTCCAATGGTATTACAGGAGATCAGGTggtggaataattttttttcagagGACTtacgttggttttttttgtcaaatgtACCAGTagagaatcattattttaatatttcccACGAACTAGCGTGCCTAATGTGTTCTTAGCTTTTgggttttattgattttaattcaataaCCATAGAAGTATTCGTTACTTTACTGTTCTCTTTGAAactattgaattttcaaccaCACTTAGTTCTAGCATTTAAATTGTCATTTAtacttaaataaaacaaccaaaaccttctttttgataatttatatGGGAGCTGTTATAAGCCTGTCAAGACCCTTGTAGGGTCTTTATTTGTTGCTTGCGGGGTACCCAGCGAGCAAAATCATGCTTCTCGCTATGATGAGCAGATCCCATGTAACaaaatctcacttctcactacAGTGAGCAGGTGATTCTCACCTGCAGTGGGAGATTCTGTTGCTGTGCTTTTGTCCAACGGCGGATGCTCGAACGGCCCGTTTGAATTTTGCGCTAAGGTAACGGATAATGGATTTCCCAGTCTACCTAGACCTAGTCTTTTTACCCTTTTTGCTACAACTCATGACAAAATGAGATTTTACTCGAAATAAGAAAAGCAAGAATGTTTCATGCTTCTCATGGTAGTAAAAAGTTTCTGCTCACTATCGTGAGAAGCATGATTTTGCTCGCTGGGCGCATCATAACGTCAAAAGCATCCGGAACACGGATTATCCGCTCGCTGTCCAATTGTACCCGAATAATCGTAGTTTCACGGATTGACGGATaactgcacacacatacatctgCGTACATTACGAAAACAAAAGTCCATAAAGTACTGCTGCTGGGAGGAAACTGTAGTAAAGTGCAACTTGCAGGAAATATGTGCTAATTGCCGTCCAATTCCATTCGCTTTCGTTTCGGGCTTTGCTATGGGCAATGAACAGTCACAGTTGAAAGGAGTTGAAATCAGCAAGAAAGCGATCCAGGTGACCGACTACTGGTCACTGTACAATGGCGAACTGCCGAACGCGAACGGTGGCGCACCGAGCAGTATATCCATATTCCAGGGTGAAACGCTAGTCAGTGGGCAGTTCTGGACGAATCAAAACCCACTCGAACGGGCGATaaagaatcttaaaatctATCGCCATCCCTACATACTGAAGTACTTTGCCTCATGGAGCAAAGGTTCGCTGAAGATGCTTGCCACGGAACGGTGCCGTCCGCTGGCTACGTGCCTGAACATAACGAGCGACGTGCAGATATGTCTCGGGTTGCGGAACATACTTTGTGCGTTAATTTTTCTAATCGAACAAGCGGCCGTACGCCATTTAAGCATAAGCATTTCATCCATCTACGTAACGGATGATGGTGCGTGGCGTTTGGCCGGGTTCGAGCATCTGTGGCGAACGAACGATTTCAATCAAACGCTGCTGGAAAAATCTCAACCATATCGGTACACCAAAGCGATCGATTCGAACGAGCTCGTTGGCAAAGGTCAAGGATTGGAACAGTTTGCCTTCGGTGTGATGTGTGAGGAAATACTGCACAACAAAACGGACACCAACATTCCCTCGGTGGAAGACTTCAAAGCGTACTGTGCGACGCATCTGAAGCACGGGAATCCTGCCATGCGACCTAATCTATCTGCTGTGTTGTTGCATCCTATCTTCAATCATGACTTTATCTTGATACATTCCTTCCTGACCGAGCTACCACTGAAAGGAAACCAGGCCAAGCAGGAGTTCTTCATCAGCTTGGCCGATCGGTTACGTTCGTTCGATCCGGAAACGGTGGCCGAACAGATGTGCTCCCTGCTTCTGTCACGCATCGTGCTGCTCGACACAACAGCGCAGCTTTGTGTCACGCCCTACGTCCTGAGGCCGAAGAGTGACGATCTTTCGCTGGGACTGTTTACGCCCAAAATATTCTCGGCGTACATTTTGCCAAAGGTGAAGCAAGTGTTTTGCGTGCAGGACGCCCAGATACGGCTCATTCTGTTGGAATACTTCCCGGCGTATGTAGAGTTTTTTACCAAAGAGGATCTGCAAGACCACATACTACCTCAGGTTTGTATATAACAGGTGGGTAGATAAGTCTTAGTCCTAACCACGATAAAAggctttttttggcaaaatttaatttgtttaccgAACTAAACTGCCTTCGAGAGCGAAGCGCAGTGCTTGACAGCGATCTTTTCTGTTTGTCAACTGTTTTTTCGAagtcatttttaaaatatagtttGTCATTAGCCTTTGGCTCTGTCTGAGCGATTACTTCATCATTGGACCTCAATTCCTTGTCGGCCAATATTGTTTTCTGGTTTGTGTACAGGAAATAGTTTGTCTCTTTTGTTTCGTCCATAGTCAGCTCAAAAATTTCTTCATTAGTTAAAAAGCTTCAAACCATTCAAACAAGAGATTCTAAATGTTCCTTAGATATCGACTTCTGCTGCGAGATTCTGCtacattttattacattaattTGTTCGCTCATGGCTTAACAAATAGTACTTAATTACTAATTACTGATTATGGAAGAATATAGGAAATGTGGATAGTGTAACTAGGAGGACAGATAAAGATACAGAAGTCGAAAAAAATGTGccactcaaaattttcaagctCTACGAATGATGTTTGGACGGTAATTTGACGGAATTCAAGCGACTCCAGACACAGCATTCTACATTCATACAGCGGCAACGGACCATGTGACTTTTTTACACGTTCTAGTCTTGAGATAGCTAAAGCAGTAGTAAGAGTCCAAATTATGGATGCATATAGAAGAACTTGCCTTGCCAAACGAACAATATAAGGCTTTTAAACATACTGGATTACTGAATTTAGATGCTACTCTTCGTATTTTTTCTAAAGATTATTTGTAGGCTTTGGTCACGGTAAAAGTATTGTTCATCAAAGTTCAGTTTAgaatcaaaccaaacaccaaGATCATTTATACAAAGTGTGTGGCTTAAAGAATTTCCAttggtttaataataaaataggaGAAGAGATCTGGAACGACTGGAACGATCTGGaagttaaaacaaagcatttttaattgcaaagAAAACGGTCATTCGACGAacagaatgttcaaaaattgtCAAGATGATTCGGTAGAGAGCTTCAGTCAATAGAGGACGACGAATAAAATATCTTTAGATCGTCATCATAACACAGAAGCATGTAAGAAGCATTGCAAAGATCATTgctaaataatacaaaaagaaGTGGACCTACCACTAAAAACATTACCTTCAGGTACACCTGCTAAGAATCAATCTGATAGAGTATCCGCAATTTTTACTTGGCATGATCGGGAGGACAAGTAAAATTCAAACCATTCTGTTACTAACCTATCGATACCTATTCTAAACATTTCCTTAAGTAGAAGGCCGTGGGGGCGCTTATCGAATTATTGCTTCAATTAATGAGGCAAGATATAAAGAAATCATACACGATCGATTCAAAAGCGTTAGCAAGAGCACACAATCTAGAGATTCCACGGTAATTTGACACATCTGAACGATCTCCTCTTTTGTAAATGGGTGTTAACCAACTAGATTTCCAGATTATCGGTAAAGATGAGGTGCGAAGagacaaaatttaaacatacAGACAGGGAATTTAGAGGACTATTACCGCAGTTGATAATATTTTCTGGCATGTCCCTAAAATCTTGACAAATCGAACAAATAGTGCTAGTTGTCTGTGAAAGGAAAGATCTAAAATGCTGAGCAAAGAGATCGCTAATACCATTCGAATCAGAAGCCGCCTCCATCTCCAACAATGTTGTTTTACGGttatccaaaatcagtttatGTACTTTTTCAACCTTTTTCTGGCGAAACAACcagaaaaaggattttctgGGTGACAGCGGTGTTTTGCGTAGGCTGTGCCGCTACGGTCACttttaaactcacaaaacaatTACTTTGTTTGCAGGTGATTGTACAGAGTACGGGTAAAACTTCTCAAGCcattatttgatttgaatagtgtgtttttatttctttttttttgtgttgcaatCTATACATCAGGACTATCAACTTATCTACCCACTTGTTAAGCGTCACAAATTCAATCATATTCTTCTATTAACTTCCCTATTTCTCGTCTATTTCCACTCCACACAGCTTCTGCTAGGGATAAAGGACACGAACGATGTCTTGGTGGCGAAAACGCTACTCTGTCTGGCCGATCTGGTCCCCATCCTCGGGTCCGCCGTAGTTATCGGTGGAAATCGTAGCAAAATATTCGCCGATGGAAGACCACAAGGCATACCGGATGCGGCGAACCCGTGGAGTGGAGTACGATCAATAACACCGGTGATCGGATCGGGAGAGTTCCTGTCCGGCAGTCCCGTGCCGGATGTTGGTGGTGACAATAGTACATCGTTCTCGTCGGTACTGAACGGTCCGGGCAATTTTAACATCATGCCCGAAAGGTTATCACCCGAAGGGGAAGATATCTACCAGACCAATTCCGATGTCGAGCTGGAAGTGGATGAGTGGAGTGATTGGGAAAACGATGGCAATGAACTGGCGGTAAACCATTTACGACTGATAGATGCAGCCGCGCCGCAACCGTTGCCATCGTCTGTTGCGCTCAATGGTACATTGGAGGAGAATCAACCGACGGCAGAGTCAAATGCTTCCACTGCGCTGTTGagtagagaaaattcaaccgaaaacaaaaccaaacagacGAAAGGGTCGAGTCAAGCTGCGGAAAGTATAGAACGGTTAGACATCAAAACGCAACCATTCCGTAAGTCCGATTCGGCTGGTGGTGGAGATGAGTTTGATTTCTTCAAAGACATGGAACCGGTCATCCAGAAAGCAAACGTACTGCTTATCGATGAGGAAACAACACCGATAAAGCAGGACGATAGCACGGAACAACGTTCGAGCACGACACAATTGGTGGAGGAGATAAACCGACCCGAATCAGTCCCGGTGACGCAGCATGAGCTTAgcgaaaaggaagaagagCTTCCACTCGTCAATAGTAGTCGGTTAGAAATTAAGGTAGACGATATGATGGAAACCACCGAGGATGGTTGGGGCGACGAGGGAAACGATGAATGGTAAAGCGCTAACAGTGTAAtgcgcttttgttttcttttgagtTAGCAACTAAGCAATAAAGAGATTTTAAGAACAGTTACCCAACCTGTAACCGATGCGAGGTAAATTTGAATTATTCTCGGAGTCGGAATGGgttattatttcaaaattctcgtATTGTTTAAATGCTTTGAGTTGCACGAAGCAGTGAAggaaaagttctttttttcggaacgggactgaacttttttattttcagaaaGGAACCTAACGCACCTGGTAGGCTTTTTAACcctacttcaacaaaaaatgaaaagcggCACAGTGTCTGGCTGTGTCTTTTCGCCTTTCGTCGTTGCTTTCGTTGTAATATAATGGAGCTTTACACACGGGAAATGGATGTAGGTTttaacattcttttttttttatttcttcaggAACGGCCTGACCGCATTGCACAACGTTTTAGCATTCTTATGGATAGAAAAATGTaggtgcaaaaaaaacctatgaAAAACTTCGTAATATTATTTGAACCTAggtgtattattattatttatttattaatttcatcGGACATATAAGTGTCTTAATGAATAGTGTCTTATTAACTAACAGAGTGATAACCTAAAGAGACGAATTGATCAATGTTAGACGCCTACGTAGACGCTCACAAAACGCAGATTGAGACATACCCAATTCATACATGTTGAGGTTTACATTAAATACGGTACACATTGCGTTCACTGGGTCCGATTGACCAAAAGTAATCCTGAAGCGAACAACCCGGATTATGTCTCGCTGCCTTAGACTCCTAGAGGGCGCAAAAAAGTTAACGGAGCTAAGGAGAGCTGAAGTATCTATTTCGTTGCCGATCAAACCAGCTACAAACATACACTGAGCTGTCGAACGACGAACTGCCAGTGGTTGGAGTCCCAAGAGAAGACATCGAGTGGGATAGTCTGGGCGTCGATCGTAGGGTTTCCATGGGAGGAGTCCAATGGCACATTGCGTAGCTTTTCGTTGTATTGTTTCTATGCGCTGGCTAAAGATGTGTGCTGCGGGtcacaaaacaacacttgCGTACTCTAAGCCTGATCGGACTAGGGAACAGAAGAGCGTTTTAATAGTAGTAGGATCGCGAAACTCCTTTATCATACGAAATACAATACCTAGCATCTGATTACCACGGTTTATTAGATTTGTCATGTGAGGTCTAAAGCTGAGTTGCTTGTCAAGAAGAATCCCTAAGTCTCTAACACATTCAGGACGTTGAAGTAAATTATTGTCAATTAGAAAAGGACATTACTTGACATTTATCGACGGACAATGACAATGCATTTCTACGGCACCATAAACTAAAAACATCAATCGCATGTTGTAACCGAGCACAGTCTTCACTATCTTTCACCGCGGTGAACCGCTTGATGTCAAGCATACATAACTTAGTTAAAATCAGCAAGCAGTAATGCAGCATCATTAATGTAGAGTAGGAACAACAGCGGGCCGAGGATGCTGCCTTGAGGAACGCCAGATTTGCTGGTGAAGGCACGTGACACACTATCCCCAAGCTTAATACTGTATGATCGATCAGATAGATAGGATTTGATCCATTTGACCATACTATTGTCAAAATCTAGCAATTCTGTAATTTTGCCACAAGAATAGGATGCGACACCGAATCAAAAGCCGCCTTCAGGTCAGTATAGATGGCATCAACCTGGTACCCGGAGTCTAGATTTCTCTAGAACTGACGAATTCAACTAGATTTGTGGACGTAGATCGTTTTGGTACAAATCCATGTTGAGCAGGGCATATGTAATACTTTGCAGCAGCAAGCATTGAGTGGTGGAGAATAAGATCGAACATCTAAGCGTTCCATtgaaggaacggaacgaacctaATAAGATCGACAAGAAATTCCCCTTACTAGTAGTGGAGGATACAACACACGGCTCAGAAGGACATCAGATCACCCCGAACATCCtccaagaagagagagagcaatTGGGGAGCCGGGAAGCTAACGCGATCACACAGGTACATCTTACAGATGCGATCATGTGACTGCCCGTCGGTCCCAACAGTACCTttctgactttttttttgttatcaataTCTTTCTGGCCAAAGGACTTGCCTAGGTTTCGTAGTTAAGAGCACTCATTATTGTTAAAGCCTTggtttcgaaacaaaaatggtacCAAAAATCTTGCTCCAAGTCATTTTGAGTGGACAGCTTCATCTTAGACATACATAGGCGCCAGCCTTTGCATAACAATCGGTTCAACTTACTATTCACCGTTTAGACGAATGCTGTGTCCCCTGGATTCAAGTTTCATCAACACCTAAGGCAACAGAAGATAAAGATTTACTTTTTTCCCATCATCACTGCTTTTGGAAAGTCATGCAATAACGACGAATGGCAGGAACCTGTTACATTTCGAAGTCTCTTCTCCATCTTCCTACAACTGTCGTAAAACTTGAATTTACGATCATTGCCTAACTATTTACTATTTCAATACCTTACTCTTCTTAGCTCTGGGATAAAGCTTGCTGTGCTGGTCATAGCTGCTCCAAATCAATTGCTAGGAAATATATGGAGTTGTGGAAATGATTAGTGTGTCACTGCAACCTTTCTTTCCGATGGTTTAGTCTCGCTAATAGGGAACAACAAACAGTATCGCTTGCTCAATAGAATAAGAAAACCCTATGCAGCATGTTGATAACGTTCCGTTCTTAAATCTCGTTCATACGAGCGAGATTTTGCCCTTGAGAGACCTCATCCAAGCGCATCTTTCAAAGAGTACAGCGCGAGTCAGAGAATCTCGCGACGTACCAGCGACGTACCAGTGGGTGCCATTTTAGATTTACCATGTGAACAAACGTGCTAATGTGCGAGGAGCTAAAAACTGCAGTAATACAAATCGTCTAACCtaatagactttttttttatttccactaAATGCATCAAAACGGTGTCTCAACACATCTTAGCTTACACAACTAAAGTTAAAATCTAGGGACTTATTACTTTATCGCAAAGACAGAGAGAATGAAAGAGAGACAGCCACGTGAGGGAACTAGAGAGATGTTGGGAGAGGcatgtaaaatgtaaatgaacCATGATTAATTGAACCTAAACTATCCACTTCCTCGCGACACGCGGCCGGCCCCGATTTGACCTTTCTCCTTCGTTAATGGCCCGGACGGAGCTGGATGGCCCCGTTGGTGCGTTTTCTCATTTCCTGCCTTCAAGATCAACCAGAATCAGACTCCTATCGCAGTCCAAGAGCCACACCACGTTGTAGCGGTTTAAACGAGTCGCGCTAGATCGAGCGCTGGCAGCTGTGCACAGCGGATCTGCGGGTTATCGTCCGATGGGACGCGGAAAATATCACGCTGAACGCGTTCGACCTGTG encodes the following:
- the LOC126564478 gene encoding protein-associating with the carboxyl-terminal domain of ezrin, producing MGNEQSQLKGVEISKKAIQVTDYWSLYNGELPNANGGAPSSISIFQGETLVSGQFWTNQNPLERAIKNLKIYRHPYILKYFASWSKGSLKMLATERCRPLATCLNITSDVQICLGLRNILCALIFLIEQAAVRHLSISISSIYVTDDGAWRLAGFEHLWRTNDFNQTLLEKSQPYRYTKAIDSNELVGKGQGLEQFAFGVMCEEILHNKTDTNIPSVEDFKAYCATHLKHGNPAMRPNLSAVLLHPIFNHDFILIHSFLTELPLKGNQAKQEFFISLADRLRSFDPETVAEQMCSLLLSRIVLLDTTAQLCVTPYVLRPKSDDLSLGLFTPKIFSAYILPKVKQVFCVQDAQIRLILLEYFPAYVEFFTKEDLQDHILPQLLLGIKDTNDVLVAKTLLCLADLVPILGSAVVIGGNRSKIFADGRPQGIPDAANPWSGVRSITPVIGSGEFLSGSPVPDVGGDNSTSFSSVLNGPGNFNIMPERLSPEGEDIYQTNSDVELEVDEWSDWENDGNELAVNHLRLIDAAAPQPLPSSVALNGTLEENQPTAESNASTALLSRENSTENKTKQTKGSSQAAESIERLDIKTQPFRKSDSAGGGDEFDFFKDMEPVIQKANVLLIDEETTPIKQDDSTEQRSSTTQLVEEINRPESVPVTQHELSEKEEELPLVNSSRLEIKVDDMMETTEDGWGDEGNDEW